A stretch of Paenibacillus mucilaginosus 3016 DNA encodes these proteins:
- a CDS encoding HD domain-containing protein produces MSYQLIIPDSALCQKATQLVKELSPDFLFNHCGRTYHFGRLLGEREKLKVDLELFYIGAIMHDLGLTHACDRGCSFEQDGAKAAEEFLLSHRYPQEKLDIVREAIILHTMVEAESKRPEIALVHFGAGFDIGHFHIQDLPSERVQEILEAYPRLGFKKAFTEVLMKDASQKPGTLSDQLLQWGIEKMIVEAGFSE; encoded by the coding sequence ATGAGTTACCAACTTATCATTCCTGATTCGGCCCTATGTCAAAAGGCGACCCAGCTTGTTAAAGAGCTGTCACCTGATTTTCTCTTCAACCATTGCGGCCGTACCTATCACTTTGGTCGATTATTAGGTGAACGTGAAAAATTAAAGGTCGATTTGGAATTGTTCTACATTGGAGCGATCATGCATGACTTGGGACTGACGCATGCATGTGATCGTGGATGCTCTTTTGAACAGGATGGAGCCAAAGCCGCGGAAGAATTTCTTCTTTCCCACCGCTACCCTCAGGAAAAGCTTGATATTGTTCGCGAAGCTATCATTTTGCATACGATGGTTGAAGCAGAATCCAAGCGACCTGAAATCGCATTAGTCCACTTTGGAGCGGGGTTTGATATCGGACATTTTCATATACAAGATCTGCCGTCTGAACGAGTTCAGGAAATATTGGAAGCCTATCCTCGCTTAGGATTTAAAAAAGCATTTACCGAAGTACTGATGAAGGATGCCAGTCAAAAGCCTGGAACGCTATCTGACCAATTGTTACAATGGGGGATTGAAAAAATGATTGTAGAAGCGGGATTTTCGGAGTGA